A single genomic interval of Streptococcus oralis subsp. dentisani harbors:
- a CDS encoding DUF438 domain-containing protein, with protein sequence MADERIHILRDILLELHNGASPESVQERFDATFTGVSAIEISLMEHELMNSDSGVTFEDVMELCDVHANLFKNAVKGVEVEDTEHPGHPVRVFKDENLALRAALIRIRRLLDTYESMEDEEMLAEMRKGLVRQMGLLGQFDVHYQRKEELFFPIMERYGHDSPPKVMWGVDDQIRELFQTALATAKSLPEVSINSVKETFEAFATEFESMIFKEESILLMILLESFTQDDWIQIAEESDAYGYAIIRPSEKWVPERQSFVEEKSAEEPVQLDTAEGHVQQVIDTPEGQFTITFTPKEKEAVLDRHSQQVFGNGYLSVEQANLILNHLPMEITFVNKDDIFQYYNDNAPADEMIFKRTPSQVGRNVELCHPPKYLDKVKAVMKGLREGVKDKYEMWFKSESRGKFVHITYAAVHDENGEFQGVLEYVQDIQPYREIDTDYFRGLE encoded by the coding sequence ATGGCAGATGAACGGATTCATATCCTACGGGATATTTTGTTAGAATTGCATAATGGTGCCTCTCCTGAGTCGGTTCAGGAGCGTTTTGATGCGACCTTTACGGGTGTTTCAGCCATTGAGATTTCCCTCATGGAGCACGAGCTGATGAACTCAGACTCAGGAGTCACTTTTGAAGATGTCATGGAACTCTGTGATGTCCATGCCAATCTTTTTAAAAACGCTGTTAAGGGCGTCGAAGTGGAGGATACCGAACACCCTGGCCACCCAGTTCGCGTCTTCAAGGATGAAAATTTGGCTCTCCGTGCAGCCTTGATTCGCATTCGGAGGTTGTTAGATACCTATGAGTCTATGGAAGACGAGGAAATGCTGGCAGAGATGCGCAAGGGTTTGGTTCGTCAAATGGGACTTTTGGGACAATTTGATGTCCACTACCAGCGCAAGGAAGAGCTCTTTTTCCCCATCATGGAGCGTTATGGTCACGATTCACCTCCTAAAGTCATGTGGGGAGTGGATGATCAGATCAGGGAACTCTTTCAGACAGCTCTAGCGACAGCCAAGTCACTACCAGAAGTGTCGATTAACAGTGTAAAGGAAACTTTCGAAGCTTTTGCGACAGAGTTTGAAAGTATGATTTTCAAGGAAGAGTCCATCCTCCTCATGATTCTCCTTGAGTCTTTCACCCAGGATGACTGGATTCAGATTGCGGAGGAGAGCGATGCCTATGGCTATGCCATCATTCGTCCGTCCGAGAAATGGGTGCCAGAACGTCAGAGTTTCGTTGAGGAAAAGAGTGCAGAAGAGCCCGTGCAACTAGACACAGCAGAAGGTCATGTTCAGCAAGTTATCGATACACCCGAAGGTCAGTTTACTATTACCTTTACCCCTAAGGAAAAGGAAGCAGTGCTGGACCGCCATAGTCAACAGGTATTTGGCAATGGCTATCTCTCCGTCGAGCAGGCCAACCTCATCCTCAATCACCTCCCCATGGAGATTACCTTTGTCAATAAAGACGATATTTTCCAGTATTACAATGACAATGCGCCAGCTGATGAGATGATTTTCAAACGGACGCCGTCCCAAGTTGGGCGCAATGTTGAACTCTGTCATCCGCCTAAGTATCTAGACAAGGTGAAGGCTGTTATGAAAGGTCTTCGTGAAGGGGTCAAGGACAAGTATGAAATGTGGTTCAAGTCAGAGTCACGAGGCAAGTTTGTCCACATCACCTATGCTGCGGTACACGATGAAAACGGGGAATTCCAAGGCGTGCTAGAGTATGTTCAGGATATCCAGCCCTACCGTGAGATTGATACGGATTATTTCCGTGGATTAGAATAA
- the rnpM gene encoding RNase P modulator RnpM, translating to MKTRKIPLRKSVVSNEVIDKRDLLRIVKNKEGQVFIDPTGKANGRGAYIKLDNAEALEAKKKKVFNRSFNMEVEESFYDELIAYVDHKVKRRELGLE from the coding sequence ATGAAAACAAGAAAAATCCCTTTGCGCAAGTCTGTTGTATCCAACGAAGTGATTGATAAGCGTGATTTGCTCCGCATTGTCAAGAACAAAGAAGGGCAAGTCTTTATCGATCCGACAGGCAAGGCCAATGGCCGAGGCGCTTATATCAAGCTAGACAATGCAGAGGCCCTAGAGGCCAAAAAGAAGAAAGTCTTTAACCGCAGCTTTAACATGGAAGTGGAAGAAAGCTTTTATGACGAGTTGATCGCTTATGTTGATCACAAAGTGAAAAGAAGAGAGTTAGGACTTGAATAA
- the nusA gene encoding transcription termination factor NusA, with protein sequence MSKEMLEAFRILEEDKGIKKEDIIDAVVESLRSAYRRRYGQSDSVAIDFNEKTGDFTVYTVREVVDEVFDSRLEISLKDALAINSAYELGDKIKFEEAPAEFGRVAAQSAKQTIMEKMRKQTRAITYNTYKEHEQEIMSGTVERFDNRFIYVNLGSIEAQLSKQDQIPGEVFASHDRIEVYVYKVEDNPRGVNVFVSRSHPEMIKRLMEQEIPEVYDGTVEIMSVAREAGDRTKVAVRSHNPNVDAIGTIVGRGGANIKKITSKFHPARYDAKSDRMIPVEENIDVIEWVADPAEFIYNAIAPAEVDQVIFDENDSKRALVVVPDNKLSLAIGRRGQNVRLAAHLTGYRIDIKSASEFEAMEEAGQVDYADTDESTEE encoded by the coding sequence ATGAGTAAAGAAATGCTAGAGGCCTTCCGCATTTTGGAAGAAGACAAGGGAATCAAAAAAGAAGACATCATCGACGCAGTAGTAGAGTCGCTTCGTTCCGCTTATCGCAGACGCTATGGTCAATCTGATAGCGTAGCCATTGACTTCAATGAAAAGACAGGTGACTTTACCGTCTATACTGTTCGTGAAGTTGTTGATGAAGTATTTGATAGCCGTTTGGAAATTAGCTTGAAAGATGCCCTTGCCATTAATTCAGCCTATGAGCTTGGTGACAAAATCAAGTTTGAAGAAGCACCAGCTGAGTTTGGTCGTGTAGCAGCCCAATCTGCTAAACAAACCATCATGGAAAAAATGCGCAAGCAAACACGTGCCATCACTTACAATACTTACAAAGAACATGAGCAAGAAATCATGTCTGGTACAGTAGAACGATTTGACAACCGCTTTATTTACGTCAACCTTGGCAGCATCGAAGCCCAATTGTCAAAACAGGACCAAATCCCTGGAGAAGTCTTTGCTTCCCACGATCGTATCGAAGTTTATGTCTACAAGGTTGAAGACAACCCTCGTGGTGTCAACGTCTTTGTTAGTCGTAGCCATCCAGAAATGATCAAACGCTTGATGGAGCAAGAAATTCCAGAAGTTTACGATGGAACTGTCGAAATCATGAGCGTAGCCCGCGAAGCTGGTGACCGTACTAAGGTTGCTGTTCGTAGCCACAATCCAAACGTGGACGCTATCGGGACAATCGTTGGACGTGGTGGTGCTAATATCAAGAAAATCACTAGCAAGTTCCATCCAGCTCGCTACGATGCTAAGAGCGACCGCATGATTCCTGTTGAAGAAAACATCGACGTTATCGAGTGGGTAGCAGATCCAGCTGAATTTATCTACAATGCTATCGCACCTGCAGAGGTTGACCAAGTTATCTTTGATGAAAACGACAGCAAACGTGCCTTGGTCGTTGTGCCTGATAACAAGCTTTCTCTTGCCATTGGTCGTCGTGGACAAAACGTTCGCTTGGCAGCTCACTTGACGGGTTACCGTATCGATATCAAGTCTGCAAGTGAATTTGAAGCTATGGAAGAAGCAGGTCAAGTGGATTACGCTGACACAGACGAATCAACTGAAGAATAA
- a CDS encoding DUF1912 family protein, whose protein sequence is MSYEQEFMKEFEAWVNTQIMINDMAHKESQKVYEEDQDERAKDAMIRYESRLDAYQFLLGKFENFKAGKGFHDLPEGLFGERNY, encoded by the coding sequence ATGAGTTACGAACAGGAATTTATGAAGGAATTTGAAGCCTGGGTCAATACCCAGATCATGATCAACGACATGGCGCACAAGGAAAGTCAAAAAGTCTACGAAGAAGACCAAGACGAGCGTGCCAAAGATGCCATGATTCGCTACGAAAGCCGCTTGGATGCCTACCAGTTCTTGCTTGGTAAGTTTGAAAACTTCAAGGCAGGCAAGGGATTCCATGATTTGCCAGAAGGCTTGTTTGGCGAGCGAAATTATTAA
- a CDS encoding DUF1858 domain-containing protein, whose protein sequence is MDNIIDVSIPVAEVVDKHPEVLEILVELGFKPLANPLMRNTVGRKVSLKQGSKLEGTPMDKIVRTLEANGYEVIGLD, encoded by the coding sequence ATGGACAATATCATCGATGTATCAATTCCCGTTGCAGAAGTGGTGGACAAGCATCCAGAAGTCTTGGAAATCCTAGTGGAGCTGGGTTTTAAACCACTTGCTAATCCCTTGATGCGCAATACAGTCGGTCGCAAAGTATCGCTCAAACAGGGTTCTAAGCTCGAAGGAACTCCTATGGACAAGATTGTCCGCACGCTAGAAGCGAACGGCTATGAAGTGATTGGATTAGACTAA
- the infB gene encoding translation initiation factor IF-2: MSKKRLYEIAKELGKESKEVVARAKELGLDVKSHSSSVEAAAAEQIAASFKPAPAPKAEAKPVAAKASVEKKAEKPASAKPAAAKEESKPAAPAAPKEEKVVAARPQSRNFKAEREARAKEQAERRKQNKGNNRDQQQNGNRQKNDGRNGVKPGQGNRDNRRFNDQGKKPQGQGNRGNDRRQQQDFQPKQAGPRVDFKARAAALKAEQNAEYARSSEERFKQSQAAKEALAQANKRKEPEEIFEEAAKLAEQTQPAVTVAPVAKEAPVDTRRKKQARPDKERDDYDHEEDGPRKQQKNRSSQNQVRNQRNSNWNNNKKNKKGNKQNNRNQTPKPVTERKFHELPTEFEYTDGMTVAEIAKRIKREPAEIVKKLFMMGVMATQNQSLDGETIELLMVDYGIEAKQKVEVDNADIERFFVEDGYLNEDELVERPPVVTIMGHVDHGKTTLLDTLRNSRVATGEAGGITQHIGAYQIVENGKKITFLDTPGHAAFTSMRARGASVTDITILVVAADDGVMPQTIEAINHSKAANVPIIVAINKIDKPGANPERVIGELAEHGVMSTAWGGDSEFVEISAKFNQNIDELLETVLLVAEIQELKADPTVRAIGTVIEARLDKGKGAVATLLVQQGTLNVQDPIVVGNTFGRVRAMTNDLGRRVKVAGPSTPVSITGLNEAPMAGDHFAVYEDEKSARAAGEERAKRALMKQRQATQRVSLENLFDTLKAGELKSVNVIIKADVQGSVEALSASLQKIDVEGVKVTIVHSAVGAINESDVTLAEASNAFIVGFNVRPTPQARQQAEADDVEIRLHSIIYKVIEEMEEAMKGMLDPEFEEKIIGEAIIRETFKVSKVGTIGGFMVTSGKVTRDSKVRVIRDGVVIYDGELASLKHYKDDVKEVTNGREGGLMIEGYNDIKMDDVIEAYVMEEIKR; the protein is encoded by the coding sequence TTGTCTAAGAAAAGATTGTACGAAATCGCAAAAGAACTTGGAAAAGAAAGTAAAGAAGTTGTAGCGCGTGCAAAAGAGTTGGGCTTGGATGTGAAAAGCCACTCATCGAGCGTGGAAGCTGCTGCTGCTGAACAAATCGCAGCTAGCTTTAAGCCTGCACCTGCTCCTAAGGCAGAAGCAAAACCTGTAGCAGCAAAAGCAAGTGTAGAAAAGAAAGCAGAAAAGCCTGCGTCAGCTAAACCAGCTGCCGCAAAGGAAGAAAGCAAACCAGCTGCACCTGCAGCTCCTAAGGAAGAAAAAGTAGTGGCTGCAAGACCACAGAGTCGAAACTTCAAGGCGGAGCGTGAGGCACGTGCCAAAGAGCAGGCAGAGCGACGCAAACAAAACAAGGGCAACAACCGTGACCAACAACAAAACGGCAACCGTCAGAAAAATGACGGTCGTAATGGTGTCAAACCTGGTCAAGGGAACCGCGACAATCGCCGATTTAACGACCAAGGGAAAAAACCACAAGGTCAAGGGAATCGTGGCAATGATCGCCGTCAGCAACAAGACTTCCAGCCCAAGCAAGCTGGACCACGTGTTGACTTTAAAGCCCGTGCAGCAGCCCTAAAAGCAGAGCAAAATGCAGAGTACGCACGCTCAAGCGAGGAGCGCTTCAAACAATCGCAAGCTGCCAAAGAAGCCTTGGCTCAAGCTAATAAACGCAAGGAACCTGAGGAAATCTTTGAAGAAGCTGCTAAGCTAGCTGAACAAACGCAGCCAGCGGTAACAGTAGCTCCTGTAGCGAAAGAAGCGCCAGTGGATACACGTCGTAAAAAACAAGCTCGACCAGACAAAGAACGTGACGATTATGATCACGAAGAAGATGGTCCTAGAAAACAACAAAAGAATCGAAGTAGTCAGAATCAAGTGAGAAATCAAAGAAATAGTAACTGGAATAACAATAAGAAAAATAAAAAAGGCAACAAGCAAAACAACCGTAACCAGACTCCAAAACCTGTTACAGAGCGTAAGTTCCACGAATTGCCAACAGAATTTGAATATACAGATGGTATGACTGTTGCGGAAATCGCAAAACGTATCAAACGTGAACCAGCAGAAATCGTTAAGAAACTCTTTATGATGGGTGTGATGGCCACACAAAACCAATCCTTGGATGGAGAAACCATCGAACTCCTCATGGTGGATTACGGTATCGAAGCCAAACAAAAGGTTGAAGTGGATAATGCCGACATCGAACGTTTCTTTGTCGAAGATGGTTATCTTAATGAAGATGAATTGGTTGAGCGTCCACCAGTTGTAACCATCATGGGACACGTTGACCATGGTAAAACAACCCTCTTGGATACCCTTCGTAACTCTCGTGTTGCGACAGGTGAAGCAGGTGGTATCACTCAGCATATCGGTGCCTACCAAATCGTGGAAAATGGCAAGAAGATTACCTTCCTTGATACACCAGGACACGCGGCCTTTACATCTATGCGTGCGCGTGGTGCATCTGTTACCGATATTACTATCTTGGTTGTAGCGGCCGACGACGGGGTTATGCCTCAGACTATCGAAGCCATCAACCACTCAAAAGCGGCCAACGTTCCAATTATCGTAGCTATCAACAAGATTGATAAACCAGGTGCCAACCCAGAACGTGTTATCGGTGAATTGGCAGAGCATGGGGTTATGTCAACAGCTTGGGGTGGAGATTCTGAATTTGTTGAAATCTCAGCTAAATTCAACCAAAATATCGATGAACTCTTGGAAACAGTCCTTCTTGTGGCTGAAATCCAAGAACTCAAGGCAGACCCAACAGTTCGTGCTATCGGTACGGTTATCGAAGCTCGCTTGGATAAAGGGAAAGGTGCGGTCGCAACTCTTCTTGTGCAACAAGGTACTCTGAATGTGCAAGACCCTATCGTTGTCGGAAATACCTTCGGTCGTGTCCGTGCCATGACCAATGACCTTGGTCGTCGTGTCAAGGTCGCAGGCCCATCAACGCCGGTTTCTATCACAGGATTGAACGAAGCACCGATGGCGGGTGACCACTTTGCCGTTTACGAAGATGAAAAATCTGCGCGTGCAGCAGGTGAAGAGCGTGCCAAACGTGCCCTTATGAAACAACGTCAAGCTACCCAACGTGTTAGCCTTGAAAACCTCTTTGATACACTTAAAGCTGGTGAGCTCAAGTCAGTCAACGTTATCATCAAGGCCGACGTACAAGGTTCGGTTGAAGCCCTTTCTGCCTCACTTCAAAAGATCGATGTAGAAGGAGTAAAAGTTACTATCGTTCACTCAGCGGTCGGTGCCATCAATGAATCTGACGTGACTCTTGCGGAAGCTTCAAATGCCTTTATCGTTGGTTTCAACGTACGTCCTACACCACAAGCTCGTCAGCAAGCAGAAGCTGACGATGTAGAAATCCGTCTCCACAGCATTATTTACAAGGTTATCGAAGAGATGGAAGAAGCCATGAAAGGGATGCTCGATCCTGAATTTGAAGAAAAAATCATCGGTGAAGCAATCATCCGTGAAACCTTCAAGGTGTCTAAAGTGGGAACTATCGGTGGATTCATGGTTACGAGTGGTAAAGTTACCCGTGACTCTAAAGTCCGTGTCATCCGTGACGGTGTTGTTATCTATGACGGTGAACTCGCAAGCTTGAAACACTATAAAGACGACGTTAAAGAAGTTACGAACGGTCGTGAAGGTGGATTGATGATTGAGGGCTACAATGATATCAAGATGGATGATGTGATTGAGGCTTATGTCATGGAAGAAATCAAACGATAA
- a CDS encoding helix-hairpin-helix domain-containing protein codes for MSKKLQRKKQLRNSLRRSGAFSNTVTKVVEETKKVVKHAEKSASEAGKVVSKKVEQAVEATKEQAQKVANSVEDFAATLGGLSVDRAKTFYDEGIKSAADFKNWTEKELLALKGIGPATIKKLKEHGISFK; via the coding sequence ATGTCAAAGAAACTCCAACGTAAAAAACAATTGCGAAATAGTCTTCGTCGCTCAGGTGCCTTTTCAAATACTGTGACTAAGGTTGTTGAAGAGACCAAGAAAGTCGTGAAACATGCAGAAAAATCTGCCAGCGAAGCAGGAAAAGTTGTCTCTAAAAAAGTGGAACAAGCAGTAGAAGCAACCAAGGAACAAGCTCAAAAAGTAGCCAATTCTGTAGAAGATTTCGCAGCGACTTTGGGTGGCCTCTCAGTAGATCGTGCTAAGACTTTCTATGATGAAGGGATCAAGTCGGCTGCTGACTTTAAAAACTGGACGGAGAAAGAACTCCTTGCTTTGAAAGGAATTGGCCCTGCTACTATCAAGAAATTAAAAGAACACGGAATCAGCTTCAAGTAA
- a CDS encoding valine--tRNA ligase, whose protein sequence is MSKELSPKYNPAEVEAGRYQKWLDADVFKPSGDQKAKPYSIVIPPPNVTGKLHLGHAWDTTLQDIIIRQKRMQGFDTLWLPGMDHAGIATQAKVEERLRGEGISRYDLGREKFLEKVWEWKDEYATTIKEQWGKMGLSVDYSRERFTLDEGLSKAVRKVFVDLYKKGWIYRGEFIINWDPAARTALSDIEVIHKDVEGAFYHMNYMLEDGSRALEVATTRPETMFGDVAVAVNPEDPRYKDLIGKNVILPIANKLIPIVADEHADPEFGTGVVKITPAHDPNDFLVGQRHNLPQVNVMNDDGTMNDLTFEFAGMDRFEARKAVVAKLEEIGALVKIEKRVHSVGHSERTGVVVEPRLSTQWFVKMDQLAKNAIANQDTEDKVEFYPPRFNDTFLQWMENVHDWVISRQLWWGHQIPAWYNAEGEMYVGEEAPEGEGWTQDEDVLDTWFSSALWPFSTMGWPDVDSADFKRYFPTSTLVTGYDIIFFWVSRMIFQSLEFTGRQPFQNVLIHGLIRDEQGRKMSKSLGNGIDPMDVIEKYGADALRWFLSNGSAPGQDVRFSYEKMDASWNFINKIWNISRYILMNNEGLTLEQATANVEKVANEEAGNVTDRWILHNLNETIGKVTENFDKFEFGVAGHILYNFIWDEFADWYVELTKEVLYSDNEEEKVITRSVLLYTLDKILRLLHPIMPFVTEEIFGQISEGSIVTAEYPTVNPAFEDLAAHTGVESLKDLIRAVRNARAEVNVAPSKPITILVKTSDSNLEAFFNSNVNYIKRFTNPEHLEIASNIPAPELAMSSVITGAEIYLPLADLLNVEEELARLDKELAKWQKELDMVGKKLSNERFVANAKPEVVQKERDKQADYQAKYDATVARIDEMKKLVK, encoded by the coding sequence ATGTCTAAAGAACTTTCACCTAAATACAATCCAGCCGAGGTTGAGGCTGGTCGTTACCAAAAATGGCTTGATGCCGATGTTTTCAAGCCTTCGGGCGATCAAAAGGCTAAGCCATATTCTATCGTTATTCCACCACCAAACGTAACTGGGAAACTCCACCTTGGTCACGCTTGGGACACAACCTTGCAGGATATTATCATCCGTCAAAAACGGATGCAAGGCTTTGATACGCTTTGGCTGCCAGGGATGGACCACGCGGGGATTGCGACTCAGGCTAAGGTTGAGGAGCGCTTGCGCGGTGAGGGTATTAGCCGTTACGACCTGGGTCGTGAAAAATTCCTAGAGAAAGTCTGGGAATGGAAAGACGAATATGCCACTACTATCAAGGAACAATGGGGCAAGATGGGACTCTCTGTAGACTACTCTCGTGAGCGTTTCACTCTTGATGAAGGTTTGTCAAAAGCCGTTCGCAAGGTCTTTGTGGACCTCTACAAGAAAGGCTGGATCTACCGTGGTGAGTTTATCATCAACTGGGACCCAGCAGCTCGCACAGCACTGTCTGATATCGAGGTGATCCATAAGGATGTCGAAGGTGCTTTCTACCACATGAACTACATGCTGGAAGATGGCTCACGCGCCCTTGAAGTTGCGACAACTCGTCCTGAGACCATGTTTGGGGACGTTGCTGTTGCGGTCAATCCAGAAGACCCACGCTACAAGGACTTGATTGGTAAAAATGTTATCCTTCCAATTGCTAATAAATTAATCCCAATCGTTGCTGACGAACACGCAGATCCTGAGTTTGGTACTGGTGTCGTGAAAATCACACCTGCCCACGATCCAAACGACTTCTTGGTTGGTCAACGTCACAACTTGCCACAAGTCAACGTCATGAACGACGACGGAACTATGAACGATCTAACCTTCGAATTTGCAGGCATGGACCGCTTTGAAGCTCGTAAGGCAGTCGTTGCTAAGTTGGAAGAAATTGGTGCCCTCGTTAAAATCGAAAAACGTGTCCATAGCGTTGGTCACTCAGAGCGTACAGGCGTTGTGGTTGAGCCACGCTTGTCTACGCAATGGTTCGTGAAGATGGACCAATTGGCGAAAAATGCCATTGCCAACCAAGACACAGAGGACAAGGTAGAATTCTACCCACCTCGTTTCAACGATACCTTCCTCCAATGGATGGAAAATGTCCACGACTGGGTTATCTCTCGTCAGCTCTGGTGGGGCCACCAAATCCCTGCTTGGTACAATGCCGAGGGTGAAATGTACGTCGGTGAAGAAGCTCCAGAAGGTGAGGGATGGACTCAGGACGAAGACGTTTTGGATACTTGGTTTAGCTCTGCCCTTTGGCCATTCTCAACAATGGGCTGGCCTGATGTCGACTCAGCAGACTTCAAACGCTACTTCCCAACTTCAACCTTGGTAACAGGTTACGACATCATCTTCTTCTGGGTGTCTCGTATGATCTTCCAATCCTTGGAATTCACTGGCCGTCAGCCATTCCAAAACGTCCTTATCCACGGTCTCATTCGTGATGAGCAAGGACGTAAGATGTCTAAATCTCTCGGTAACGGGATTGACCCAATGGATGTTATCGAGAAATACGGTGCCGATGCCCTTCGTTGGTTCCTTTCAAACGGTTCTGCACCAGGCCAAGACGTGCGCTTCTCTTACGAGAAAATGGATGCTTCATGGAACTTCATTAACAAAATCTGGAACATCTCTCGCTACATCCTCATGAACAATGAAGGCTTGACCCTTGAGCAAGCAACTGCCAATGTGGAAAAAGTTGCCAACGAGGAAGCTGGAAATGTCACAGACCGCTGGATTCTTCACAATCTCAATGAAACGATCGGCAAAGTTACTGAAAACTTTGACAAGTTTGAGTTTGGTGTGGCTGGACACATCCTCTACAACTTCATCTGGGATGAGTTTGCGGACTGGTACGTTGAGTTGACCAAGGAAGTCCTTTATAGCGATAACGAAGAAGAGAAAGTCATCACACGTTCTGTTCTCCTATACACTTTGGACAAGATCCTTCGTCTCCTCCACCCAATCATGCCATTCGTGACAGAAGAAATCTTTGGACAAATCTCAGAAGGCTCTATCGTGACAGCAGAATACCCAACTGTCAACCCAGCCTTTGAAGATCTTGCTGCTCACACTGGTGTGGAAAGTCTCAAAGACTTAATCCGTGCCGTTCGTAATGCGCGTGCTGAAGTAAACGTAGCACCAAGCAAGCCTATCACCATCCTTGTTAAGACTAGCGACAGCAACTTGGAAGCCTTCTTTAACAGCAATGTCAACTACATCAAACGCTTCACAAATCCAGAACACCTTGAAATCGCATCAAATATCCCTGCACCTGAACTCGCTATGTCAAGCGTCATCACTGGAGCAGAAATCTACTTGCCGCTGGCAGACCTCCTCAATGTCGAAGAAGAACTAGCTCGTCTCGACAAGGAACTGGCTAAATGGCAAAAAGAACTGGATATGGTCGGCAAGAAACTCTCTAACGAACGCTTCGTAGCCAATGCCAAACCAGAAGTCGTCCAAAAAGAACGCGACAAACAAGCCGACTACCAAGCGAAGTACGATGCGACTGTAGCGCGTATTGATGAGATGAAGAAGTTGGTGAAATAA
- the rbfA gene encoding 30S ribosome-binding factor RbfA translates to MANHFRTDRVGMEIKREVNEILQKKVRDPRVQGVTITDVQMLGDLSVAKVYYTILSNLASDNQKAQIGLEKATGTIKRELGRNLKLYKIPDLTFVKDESIEYGNKIDEMLRNLDKN, encoded by the coding sequence ATGGCAAATCATTTTCGTACGGATCGTGTGGGCATGGAAATCAAGCGTGAAGTCAATGAGATTTTGCAAAAGAAAGTCCGTGATCCGCGTGTCCAAGGTGTGACCATTACAGATGTTCAGATGCTAGGTGACTTGTCTGTTGCCAAGGTTTACTACACCATTTTGAGTAACCTTGCTTCGGATAACCAAAAAGCTCAAATCGGGCTTGAAAAAGCAACTGGTACCATCAAACGTGAACTTGGTCGCAATTTGAAATTGTACAAAATCCCAGATTTGACCTTCGTCAAAGACGAATCCATCGAATATGGAAACAAGATTGACGAGATGCTACGCAATCTGGATAAAAACTAA
- a CDS encoding GNAT family N-acetyltransferase: MTRATLPERIETERLLLRVRTVADAEDIHAYARLPEVAYPAAFHPVKTLEDEIYYLEHILPERNEKENLPAGYGIVVKGTDKVIGSVDFNHRHEDDVLEIGYTLHPDYWGLGYVPEAASTLIDLAFKELGLHKIELTCFGYNVQSQRVAEKLGFTLEARIRDRKDAQGNRCDSLIYGLLKSEWEVKK, encoded by the coding sequence ATGACAAGAGCAACATTACCTGAAAGAATCGAAACAGAACGTCTTCTTTTACGAGTCCGAACAGTGGCTGATGCCGAGGATATCCATGCCTACGCTAGATTGCCAGAGGTCGCTTATCCAGCAGCATTTCACCCCGTCAAGACCTTGGAAGATGAGATTTATTATCTAGAGCATATCCTTCCTGAGCGCAATGAAAAGGAAAATCTCCCAGCGGGATACGGTATTGTCGTTAAAGGAACCGATAAGGTCATTGGTTCTGTTGATTTCAACCATCGCCACGAAGACGATGTCTTAGAAATTGGCTATACCTTACATCCAGACTATTGGGGTCTAGGTTATGTTCCAGAAGCTGCGAGTACCTTGATTGATTTAGCTTTTAAAGAACTTGGTCTTCACAAGATTGAGCTGACTTGTTTTGGCTACAATGTCCAAAGTCAACGAGTCGCAGAGAAACTTGGCTTTACCTTAGAAGCTCGCATAAGAGACCGCAAAGATGCCCAAGGGAATCGCTGTGACAGTTTGATATATGGCTTGCTGAAGAGTGAGTGGGAGGTGAAGAAATGA
- a CDS encoding YlxQ-related RNA-binding protein, whose translation MNKQKISNLLGLAQRAGRIISGEELVVKAIQDQKAKLVFLAHDAGPNLTKKIQDKSDYYQIEVITVFSTLELSIAVGKSRKVLAVTDAGFTKKMRSLME comes from the coding sequence TTGAATAAGCAAAAGATAAGCAATCTCTTGGGACTTGCTCAACGAGCAGGCCGGATCATATCGGGTGAGGAATTGGTGGTCAAGGCTATCCAAGACCAGAAAGCCAAGCTAGTCTTTCTAGCCCATGATGCTGGTCCCAATCTGACCAAGAAGATTCAAGATAAAAGTGACTATTATCAAATAGAAGTTATAACCGTGTTTTCAACACTGGAATTAAGCATAGCAGTCGGAAAATCGAGAAAGGTTTTGGCTGTGACAGATGCTGGATTTACAAAGAAAATGAGGTCTCTTATGGAATAG